The Micromonospora sp. NBC_01740 genome includes a window with the following:
- a CDS encoding glycosyltransferase family 2 protein, with product MTTPGDLSTISVVMAAHNEARVIGDCLDALLADAALGELDIVVVANGCTDDTASVAASRPGVRVVEVARAGKSNALNVGDSVARGFPRIYLDADVVLSPGALREMAAVLPADGTPPLAVMPRRHMVTKGRSLAVRAYYAINTRLPIFADALFGRGAMGVSAAGRKRFDRFPEQIADDLFLDSQFSSEEKREVTGATSYVQAPRRTRDLVRTLARVRAGNTMLRTSHTGIRASAPSSWLRDVVLPRPWLAPAAVVYVAITVAAVLRSRRHPRDAWGRDDSTR from the coding sequence GTGACTACCCCCGGTGATCTGTCGACGATCAGCGTGGTGATGGCCGCGCACAACGAGGCCCGGGTCATCGGGGACTGCCTCGACGCGCTTCTCGCCGACGCCGCGCTTGGCGAACTCGACATCGTCGTGGTTGCCAACGGCTGCACCGACGACACCGCCTCGGTCGCCGCCAGTCGGCCGGGCGTCCGGGTCGTCGAGGTCGCCCGAGCCGGCAAGTCCAACGCGCTGAACGTGGGCGACTCCGTGGCGCGCGGCTTCCCCCGGATCTACCTCGACGCCGACGTGGTGTTGAGCCCGGGCGCGCTGCGCGAGATGGCCGCCGTGCTTCCCGCCGACGGCACGCCGCCGCTGGCCGTGATGCCCCGCCGCCACATGGTGACCAAGGGCCGGTCGTTGGCGGTGCGGGCCTACTACGCGATCAACACGCGGCTGCCCATCTTCGCGGACGCGCTCTTCGGCCGCGGCGCGATGGGCGTCTCCGCCGCCGGCCGGAAGCGGTTCGACCGCTTCCCGGAGCAGATCGCCGACGACCTCTTCCTGGATTCGCAGTTCTCCTCGGAGGAAAAGCGTGAGGTGACCGGCGCCACGTCCTACGTGCAGGCCCCCCGGCGCACCCGGGACCTGGTCCGGACCCTGGCCCGGGTACGTGCCGGCAACACCATGCTGCGGACCAGTCACACCGGCATCCGTGCCTCCGCGCCGTCCTCCTGGCTTCGCGACGTGGTCCTTCCCCGGCCGTGGCTCGCGCCGGCGGCGGTGGTGTACGTGGCCATCACGGTGGCCGCCGTGCTCAGGTCACGACGTCATCCGCGGGATGCCTGGGGGCGCGACGACTCCACCCGCTGA
- a CDS encoding glycosyltransferase family 2 protein has product MNPSLPSSTYGLPRQGGRPPGTTETTAADAPTTPLVRPTFSVCIVVRDRPALLVNAVRSVLANTFGDFEVVIVDDGSRIPVAQVIAEARLSADRRVRVVTQPPTGIAEARNRGLRSVMGRYVTVLDSDDELTADALARLHDLLSNSGGSWVYADYTEIRRGTSRCIRLPEYASAGRMSLGVLTRPRLPFKHSGTTIDRAVLDRIGGYDESFRLFEDVELMLRALRAGVHPRHLAHPIVLFQRHDGNVTRGRLGGLVFWFRLIDMYRPSKWPGVATAIKALRTLSETGKWLVTLGR; this is encoded by the coding sequence GTGAACCCGTCGCTGCCGTCGTCGACGTACGGCCTGCCCAGGCAGGGCGGCCGACCTCCCGGGACGACCGAGACCACGGCCGCCGACGCACCCACGACACCGCTCGTCCGGCCGACGTTCTCGGTCTGCATCGTGGTGCGCGACCGTCCGGCCCTGCTCGTCAACGCGGTGCGCAGCGTCCTGGCGAACACCTTCGGCGACTTCGAGGTGGTGATCGTCGACGACGGGTCACGGATCCCGGTCGCGCAGGTGATCGCGGAAGCGCGCCTTTCGGCGGACCGCCGGGTGCGGGTGGTCACGCAGCCGCCCACCGGCATCGCCGAGGCACGCAACCGGGGCCTGCGGTCGGTCATGGGCAGGTACGTCACCGTCCTGGACTCCGACGACGAGCTCACCGCCGACGCGCTGGCTCGGCTGCACGACCTGCTGTCGAACTCCGGTGGCTCGTGGGTGTACGCCGACTACACGGAGATCCGCCGGGGGACGTCCCGCTGCATCCGACTGCCCGAGTACGCCTCGGCGGGACGCATGTCGCTGGGGGTGTTGACGCGTCCCCGCCTGCCCTTCAAGCATTCGGGCACCACGATCGACCGTGCGGTGCTGGACCGGATCGGCGGATACGACGAGAGCTTCCGTCTCTTCGAGGACGTGGAACTGATGCTGCGTGCGCTGCGTGCCGGCGTACACCCGCGCCACCTGGCCCATCCGATCGTGCTGTTCCAGCGGCACGACGGGAACGTCACCCGGGGACGGCTAGGCGGGCTGGTCTTCTGGTTCCGGCTGATCGACATGTACCGCCCGTCGAAGTGGCCGGGGGTGGCGACGGCCATCAAGGCCTTGCGGACCCTGAGCGAGACGGGCAAGTGGCTTGTCACCCTCGGCCGCTGA